CAGAGTGTCTCTTCCCATGGCACTGCAGGTGCTACCTTGGTAGCATTCACAGACTAGGGTGGTGGAGGAGATGACACGCGGGCTGAGGACAAGATACTGACGTGGCAGTGATGCATCAATACTGCACATGGCAGCGGTCATCCCGTCTGGTCTCTTCACTCGCAGGTATGCATCATCCCAAAGGGATTAAACACAGGCTTACACAGTGACCACAATGCTTACCATTTATTGTTTGTCAGTCTGGGAAGTGCTTTTCCAGGCTCCCATGACACCCCCAAGAAGTTCTGCCCTTTCCCTAGGCTGCCTTGTTCTCTAGATTGTGAACCACATGAAAGGCCTCCAAAAATTCATTGAAGTCAATGTAGCCGTCTTTGTTGTAGTCGATGCTCTGGGCTAACTTGTCAATGGCTTCATCGTGTGAATGAATTCCCAGGTAAGAACTGAAGATTTTCCACGTCTTGCGGAACTCATCAGGAGAAATCAGACCTACAGCAGACAGAAGACAGGTTGCTTTTTCCAGTGCCTTTCCCCTTCCTACATCCACACACCACCAGGGCTTCGGTGAgggttttttgttatttattttcacaactGAAGTACAGTTCTAGTGCAGAAGGGTGAAAGCCGCCAAAGTGACATCGGTACTGGAAACTGTGTGAAGACTTTCAAGTTACCCTTATATGGGCACAGTGTGACTGCTTAAATTAGCCTCCACTAATGCAGAAAAATGACATCACCTCTGGTTCCTCTCTACATAGAAGCCTTAAAAGGAGGAAAcacaggggggaaaaataactaGTGTAGGCTTCCTAGGGCCACTACTGTGAGTTACTGAGCCTTACCTGACTGATCTTCATCCATAAAGTTAAAGATCACCTTCAGATCACTTCTGTATTTGCACAGCGTTTCCACCAAAGCTGGCTGAACCTGGTTTTGAAATCATATACGGGAAGGCATTTAGACCTCGGGTCTGGGTTAGCTTAACTGATACAACATGTACTATCCAAATCTATTTTACCAGTTTAACTTGCCAAATGTTGGGAAAAATTCCTTATGCATGAGTTCGAAGGAACGGTGCTTTATGTCTTGCCCCAAATCAGCCCAAACCCATCCCATATGGCAGAGTGGAGGTGGTGAAGGAGCCCTTCACGCCTCACGCCTCCAGTAATTACTTGTGGAAAAATTGATAATCGGGGGAAAGCATCACACACATGAAACTTCCACTGTTGGTGTGTGAATGGGTCCTGCTGCGTAACGGTGTTGAGAGCTGAGAACCAAAGCACTGTGCAGTCATGCAGTAACAACTGGACTTTGTAGAAGAGACCTCATCTATCATGAGACATCTAAAAGCTTATCTCCAACTGTGGCTTCATCTTAAAGGTGCCAGAAATGGCTCTGAGCACATCTGAAAAAGCTCATCTCAAAAGTGCTCACGGTAGGATTTGTTGCATAGCTCCTCAGCTACCTTACTGAAATGCCCTTGAGAGTCAATGGAAAGTACAAAGCAGTTCTAGCATGTGATTCATCCAGCCTATTTTAAGACTCTACCTTAGCAGGGAATGATGATTTGTGTCCTCAGAAGTGCTTATTTCCCTCCAGTGACTATAAAAGGAAGCGAGGTAACTAGTCCAATGCAGATCTCTACTGGATTGGCCAAACCACTGCCTCGTGCCTCACGTTGCACCAAAAGCTGTTTCTCCAAGATTTGAAAGgatgtgttttccttcttaccTGATGCATAGGACGAGCTGTGTTCATATAGTAAAAACATGACATGTAGTCAACATTTCCGTCTGGATATGTCTTCACTAACTGAGACTTCAGCGTCCTCCAGGGCAGTTGGAGTTGTAGGACAGACTCCATTGCTGTTGCCCAGTCATTGACAGAAATCCTGCCTGCCAGGAAGGGTCAGTTTGTGGTTATAAGCAGTGTGTGACACAGCACAGACCAGACCCAGCAACCCCAGCATGCCTTCTGACATTGTTTTACAGCactcacaaaacagaaatgtttttttcttaagcatgGCACTAAAAAAAGCGAGGtcagactcacagaatcacagaactgtaggggttggaagggacctctagagatcattgagtccaacccccctgccaaagcaggctccctacaccacgtcacacaggtaggcgtccaggcgggtcttgaatatctccagagaaggagactccaccacctccctgggcagcctgttccagtctCTTCCTGGCTGCCATATGAAGATGCCCCTAAGTGAAGGTGGTGAGCTTCTGGAACTGTATTTGCCAGCTCAATCTTTGCCTGGCAGCaaacactgtttattttctcatgtgTTTCAGATCTGTTGTTTCTCCTACTTAAGCCCCAGAAAACAACTTGGAGGGCTTAAGTGTCCACTAACAAACATCCTGCCCTGATCTGAGAGAACACACAATGGACCAGGCTCTGCCTCCCTCCAGCCTTACATGAAAGCAGGCAGGACCCTTCTGccaccatagaatcacagaattatcaaggttggaaaagacctagaagattATCCAGTCTAAacatcaccaatacttcccagctaaatcatatccctcaacacaatttccaaacgtttcttgaacactcccatggttggtgactccacgacctccctgggcagtgcattccaatgcctgactaccctttccgagaagtaatactgtGCACCCCGTGGCAGTGAGTGGACAGAGAGATGATGTtacctgtgctgctgctgtcatacTTTGCAAAGGCGTCTGTGAGTTTATGCTTGTGAACAAAAATCCTCTCTTTTAAGGTTTGTAAAGCAGACTGTTCAATTGTTTTTACCctagaacaaaaaagaaatcaaagcagatcATTAAGGGATATCCATCCTCCAGCAGTCTGTGCTTTTCAATGTTCATTATCAGATTCCTCTGTTCTTTAACAGGCAGTGTTGTCAGGGTCATCCTAAACAACAACatggaggaaaagcaaaacaaagcccCAGAAGAATAATCTGAACTTAAGAGATAATCGAGTTTATGCAGGTAATTCTAAGCTGCTTTGCTCCAGTAAATCTGGCCACAGCACTAGGCATGGCAAGGCTGCAGTGATAAACTTTTTGGATTTCACTCGTAACAGGATTTCTCCAGATTAACACTGCAGCCTTAAAGCAGACCTGACGGACAGGCACAGGCTCTTTAGAGTCCCTGACAATAGTCCATTCTTAGCATTTACCACTTCTAATTGCCTTTGGAAATTTCTCACAAAAACTGGGggtatttaaaatgcatttttaagtgtagatttttaaacagagaaacaaaagggaatATAGATTATGAGGTTGATATGAACATTACTGTGAACATGCTGAAGGAATAGTGCAGGGCTGCATGAGggtgggggtcagggaaaggggctgcaccacagggcggtgggcatggaacgggatgcacagggctgtgggcacggcccccagtgctggagttcaaggagcgtCTGGACAgcgctctcagacatagggtttggtttgggtggtgctgtgtggagccaggggttggacttggtgatccttgtgggtcccttccaacttgggatgttctgtgACTCTATCCAATTACAGTGAAGCTACAGACCTATGGCAGGTGCTCATGCTCACCATACATACAACGCGTCTTTACCTCTCCCAatttttctgcttgtctgtGCACGTGCAGACTTGGTACTGTATGAAATGAGGAACCAGATCAGGATTCATTCGGATGTATGCTCCCCGGTTGCTCCCCTCTTGATAATAGttagaagcagaaaatataGTGATAACCTGCTCGTAGCAAAAAGAGAATTTAGATTGGCTGGAATAATACTTCTTGAGACTGATTGCTAAAAAATGATCTTAGAAAAACCTGCAGGTTACAAAATGAAGTGTCTGTGTGTAAAACTAGAAAACAATTCCGATGCCATTCACTGAACTGCTAGTACTTTTCCAGTCAGAACTCCAGGCCTGTGCTTTTGGCCTGCCACAGCTCAGAGGGCAGCATGACAGCGTGCTGTGCTGGATACATCTTTCTGAGACACTGCTGgttttcagcatttttgctGGCCTCTCAATACAGCAAGTCAGCAAGCAGGGCCAGAAGAGAAATGATTAAGTTAAAAAGCTTCTAGAGCCTAGGAGCATCTCtgtgatatatatacatatagtcCCCACTCCCAAAAGTTCCAGAAGGCTTCTGTGTTTGTCAGAACTCCATGATCTGTTCTAACACCCATTAATTTAGTGCATGGTTCCCCCAAACCCATTTCAAAGAGGTCATTCATATTCTTAATTAACTCTGCTGACATGTCTACTGTGGGTATGCATGTGAATTTCACGTGCTTTCCATGGCAGCCCCTTACCTTCCCATCATGAGTGAGATCGTAGCCATCCAACTTAAATTCATGAGACCTGATTAGCATCTTCAGATTATACCTTTTAAGCAGCTGGTCAGTGGTATCAGGGCCAAAGCAACAACCTACTCCTCGACGCTGGTTCAGAGTACAGCCATGTTTTTTTTGTGGATCACTCCAGAGAATGTCCAGGACCTGGAAAGAGCAAACTCAAGAGGGACTGATAGTAGATGAAGACTGACAGGCTATGGATGCCTGAACTAGCAGCCATACAAAAAAAACtcatactgaaagaaaacacccAAAAGAACAaggttttcttcccttctttcagcTGTGCATTCCTTTGGGCTGAAACTTTTGTTCTTCTTAAATTACAAAACGTATTTAGAGTACATGTTAACCTTTTCAGATGCCTTATCTTCCCAGAGATGCAGATCTCCTTTCACAGATGAAGTTTCCAGACTGGTAGCTCCATCAGGAATAGTGCATGggcaaagagaacaaaagccACCCACATATGTGAGAGGCATTTCTATTCACCCATGTCAGTGCTTTTACCTAAACTAAGCTTGGGCAATACCTGTCCTAAACATGGTAAGAGCTGCCCTCAGCTGTAGTGTCTTTGGTCAGCTTGTGtttcaaaacaagattttaCATGTCGGCATTTTAGCAGAGTCAGAGACATGAGGATGAATTCTCAGGGTTTCAATGTATTCATTCCAGTCTGTAGCAAACACAGGgcaaaatgtttctcttcaaaTCTCCCTGGAAAGGGTTTAAGGAGACACATTCTATTTCCCACTTGCTGGAGAGTGTCAGATTAAGGGGGCTGTTCCTGCCCATTATGTTAGTTTCTAGGTCAGATGCGTATCTTGGGAAATCACATTTACAGAGATTTGCTTCTCTAGAGGCAAAACGAAGCTGTCTGCTCCGTACAGCAGATGCCTGaagttcagaaaaacaaacatacacagcTCAATTTTGAGCTCCTAAATTACTATGCAAATTAAGCTTTCTGAATTGTCACAATTTATTAAATTACAGCATGACAAGCACTCCATATTGCCTCTGATATTCAAGAGGAAACTAACAGCCAGAGGACAAAAATTTCCTGCTCTGAGTAATCGGCCTGTAGGTCTCTGGAAAGGGGCTTTTTGGAGACTATCAGCATCCAGCTGTGAAAACCATGGCCAAAATATGATGCATACTATCACAACTGATTGCCAAGTCTGACCTATTTTAACTGACAACTATGTATGTACTAACAGACCTACCACACGGGGGCATGCAAACACATCTCATACTGAGTTTCTTCCTaacagctgagaacagaaaCCACTGAGTAAATTGCATTTTAGAGGCATAAAATCACAAGCTTTTATTACCTGGTCTACAAATAATAACTAAATAACAACTAGTTGGCTACTATAGTCCCCAGAGCAATGGGTTTCCAATTCAGAGACACAGACTCAGACATGCCCTCTGAACGCAGCCCCTGCCACTGTCATGGCTGGGTCTCAGCATCAGGCTGTCCTTGGTTTCACCTACTTGTTTATGTTCCTTCTTAGAGATCCCTGGATGTGAACTGGATTGGGGTGAGTTGCCTTGTATTTCcgcttgtttctttttgtctgtcttcGGTAGCCTCATCAGtgttttcagcttaaaaaacaaacacagaacactAGAAGTTACCAAAAAATAAAGACGATCCATTCCCTTTTCCTCTACCCAGTCTTTAACCCTCATAAATGCCCTGAACTCTCAGGTTTGGTGGAAGCTGTGGGTGTTTGGCACCTGCCAACattgtgctgctttgcatgTGTCAGGCACAAGGAACACAGAGCAACTGtatggagccaggggttggacaTGATAATCCttatgggttccttccaacttgggatgtgTCATGgttctatgaatctatgaataCCAGTATCTTGGGCCATCTGGGATGCTCTGCATGCCTGTGAACCAGCCTAATGGAGATCAGTGGAAGAGATCTGAGGACAACTTTCTCCATAGGCAGCCAGAGGCCAATGAAAATCCCCTGAGACTTTGGGAGTGCTCCCTCGGAGCAGTGGAGACCTGTATCTCATCAGTGGAAAAGCCCAGATCTCCAACCTGGGTCTACACTACTGATTAGGAACCTAAACACCCAGCTTACAAACATTCATCTTCATTTAGCTGTACAAATCTTTCAGATttgaaaagctgtatttgttcatcatttcagaataaaatccaCATGACTCCATCTTCTAAATTCAGGAAACGCAGTCGTTCCTGCTTCCTCAAGGCCAGGTTTCAAGGTCTGCTCCTGCTGGAAGGGCTCTCCCACATGTGCTGCCATAGGAGCACTGCAGGGTGCGAAGCTTCCTACACAGAGCAGATGGTAACCACACAGCCCCGGGACAACAGGCGGTGCTAAGAAGATGCAGCTACGTTGGTTTCTGAAGTGTTTAGAAATGCCTTTGAATTAAGAATTTTGCATGCTTTCTGCCTCCTGTGtcatcagcactgcaggatggaGGTATCTGATGTGTGTTCAACTATTTTAAAGTCAGAAGACCCACGTCGTTTTACAGCAGCCAAACAATTTCTCCCAACACCTACTGAAACCTCCCTATCTaaacagtgattaaaaataacaagactcttctttccttgcttgCTTTTAGAAAGtagccattttctttcttcatgcaaTCAACTTGATTTTAGCATTCTTACTGCcttgttatttaaagaaaataaaagtaccATCACACGATATGCTTGCTTACCTTACTTCTCTCAATTAAATTCAGGGAATCCAAATCTGTGTTGTCGGAAATTCCTCCATGCACAATAAGCACTTTGTTATTAACTAAAGTGGCAAGGGGAAGCCAGCTGAAAATGTCTTGCAGATGATACAGAATTATCTTGCCATGGTCCTGCAAAATGCATTCTTAGATTAGATGCTACAGGAGGAAGATTCTGTTGCTTTTAAGCTCTACGTTTTGTTGTGG
The Coturnix japonica isolate 7356 chromosome 1, Coturnix japonica 2.1, whole genome shotgun sequence DNA segment above includes these coding regions:
- the PPEF1 gene encoding serine/threonine-protein phosphatase with EF-hands 1 → MECSVSTMGCCASADYSKGKYNEAAVKASVLIQRWYRCKRAQLEIRRRYSLTIFESIEYADEQEQTQLSNFFTFMMEHCVHRGEAAHTSNSSHDSPGTDSYVIEYEKIDVPDSYRGPRLSFPLDIARAKALLNALKDRQLLHARYVLQLLHEARRVLKEKPNITHVSVSYFKEITICGDLHGNLDDLLLVFHKNGLPSETNPYLFNGDFVDRGENSMEILIILFVFLLLYPNDFHLNRGNHEDYIINMKYGFSKEVLKKYKDHGKIILYHLQDIFSWLPLATLVNNKVLIVHGGISDNTDLDSLNLIERSKLKTLMRLPKTDKKKQAEIQGNSPQSSSHPGISKKEHKQVLDILWSDPQKKHGCTLNQRRGVGCCFGPDTTDQLLKRYNLKMLIRSHEFKLDGYDLTHDGKVITIFSASNYYQEGSNRGAYIRMNPDLVPHFIQYQVCTCTDKQKNWERVKTIEQSALQTLKERIFVHKHKLTDAFAKYDSSSTGRISVNDWATAMESVLQLQLPWRTLKSQLVKTYPDGNVDYMSCFYYMNTARPMHQVQPALVETLCKYRSDLKVIFNFMDEDQSGLISPDEFRKTWKIFSSYLGIHSHDEAIDKLAQSIDYNKDGYIDFNEFLEAFHVVHNLENKAA